From the Populus nigra chromosome 13, ddPopNigr1.1, whole genome shotgun sequence genome, the window CATAGCACGGATCTCTGGAGGAACTAGCTGATTTGCTCCTTCCAAAACTTTGATAAGATCTGAGGCATACTTTGCATCTTGGTCACCAAAGAACGTGTAGGCCACTCCAATGGCCCCTGCTCTCCCTGTTCTCCCAATCCTATGAACATAATCTTCCACGCCAGTAGGGAAGTCGTAATTGACAACCACTCTGAGAGAAATTAACCACTAATTATTACCATAGCTATTTATCTTGTCATCTAAGACAATAAAATCAGGAAATGTGATGAAGCATGCATGGTAGCAATGAAGAGTGGACAGTTCATAACATATTCCTATAAGTTCATCAACCAAACATTAGCTGGTATCGAAAATTGATTTGACAGACAgatgaaatcaaaatataaaagtttcCAGATGCACAAGAAACTACCAGTCATTACACATATGGGCAAACATTGGGATGTGAAAGACATGTGCTTCCACATAAAGACAGGCAATTCCTAGAATTCTCATTTAGCTAGTATTAACGATGCAAATAAAGCTGTCCTAAGCTTTTGAGATGCAGACGACCCGTGCTTCCACATACAGACTGGTAACTCCAAGAATTCTCATTTAGTTAGTATTAACAACGTAAATAAAGATGTTCCAagcttttttaaatgaaaagctTTCTACACCTTTTTCAGAAGGTTCTACATATCTTAGCCTAAACTTATCTGTTAAATCCATTAAAGACTCGTGTTGCTCTCTGTTTACTTTAATGCTGGAACACTGAGGCTCTGTTTGTTTGGCAGAAAACAATTCttgggaaaatattttttgagaaaattatttattcatgaTTTCTGGCTATGATATGAGGAAAAAGCTGGAGAATGTTTTCCCAGGTTTGGTGTGCATGGGAAATTGACTCTTTTCACATTAtctattttcaatattaaaattggTATAatgcaaaatctttttttatgatacaATGATAATACTTTATTACAAAAATTTTAGGGTTCTTCAAACTATTTGAGTCTctagaaaatgttttccttttgtGGGAAGGGGAAAAGGAATTTCCCCAAACAAAGCATAGCTTTTCAGTTTCTGAAAAACTATTTCCTTTGACTTGGTTTCCTAAGTTGCACCAAAAGTGGTGAACTAAGGAAAATGTTTCCAATAGACATGGCCTAAATAAAGGAATggtatatttttcaaaatttgcacATACAAAAGAAAGACAGTATGCAGCAGGGCtcatgaaattatataattgtaTTGTATATGATTTCCCTTAAGTTAAATACCTTAGAATTAACGAGACCATAGTGTGTATTCAATACAGAAATTCTAGTTACATTATACATGGACAGCCCCTAACCTGATATCTTTGATATCTAGTCCTCGAGCAGCTACGTCAGTGGCTACAAGTATTGGAGACCTCCCAGTACGGAACTGACTCAGAACATGATCCCTCTCACTCTGAGATTTGTCGCCATGAATAGCAGCAGCTCCGAATTGGCGGGTAAGGTTGCGAGCAAGTTGATCACACATCTTCTTTGttgagcaaaaaataataatcttcgATCCAGGTTCTTGAGACCGCAATATCTGCTCCAACCGTCTATGTTTCTCCAAGGGTGCCAATAATTCCACATGCTGAAAAACCATAACACGTACAAGTTATTCAATCTTAGAGAAGTTAACGATGATAATCTTGATTTTAAGTTACACCAAAATGCAGGGAAacttagaaggaaaaaaaaaccaaatttatttgttaaaagtCCAAATTTAGTTTGGGTTACACCAAGAGCAATAGTTGAGTTCAGACCTGTGTGATTGACTTGTTTGCCACAAGCTCATCTATGTTGCCGATATTAACCTGAACAGGATTGACCAATAGATCTGCTGCAATTTTCCTAACTTCCTTTGGCCAAGTTGCAGTGTACATGAGGGTCTGGCGACGAGCAGGCACCTCCTTTACAATCTTTCGTATCTGGGGTTCAAATCCCATGTCCAACATGCGATCAGCCTCATCTAGTACAAGGTATTTAACCTGATTGAGGCTAACTCTCCTCATTTCAAGAATGTCATTCAAGCGACCAGGAGTGGCAACCACAATATCTGCTCCTCTGTCTAGTTCTTTTAACTGGGGACCCTTTGGTGCTCCTCCATACAAGCACTGAAACAAATCATAGCAAACAACAGTAACATCACAAAAGGACATAAGTACAAAACTCAGTATATATCaataaatagaatttttaaaaaaattggaccTGAAAATACACAAACAAATGAACTGATCTACACAACACATGCATATGAGACCATGAGTAGCATACCGTGCAGGAAATTCTTGATGACTTTCCAAACTTCACAGCTTCATCTTGTATCTGTGTTGCTAACTCTCTTGTTGGAGACAATACCAACACAGTTGGGCCCAGTTGAGGGTCATTACGGCAGCGCTTGAGATGGATAAAGCCTGGAATAAGGTAACCTAATGTTTTTCCTGAACCGGTCTTGGCAACAGCCACTATATCTCTACTCTGCAAAGCAACCGGCCATGATTGTGCCTGAATTGGAGTTGGGGAAGAAAAACCTGCTTTGAGTACCTGGAAAAAGCAAAAATCCAGCAAGCCCCATAAGCTGTGGTACTGGCTTCAAGATTCTGGTTGATTTTCTTTGGAGTTATAGAGTGGCTAATGGCAGAAGAAGCATCATCCCCCATATGCAGTTGGCAAATGCTTGCTGATGCAAGCTGGAGCAGGAGGAGGCCTCTTCTTCTGTTCGGACCAAGTGGTAGACTAAACCATCACCAACGACAGTCCCAGCCATCAGCTTGGGCGATTCAGGAAgcccttccaaaaaaaaatggtcCACCATATAAGGGCACTCCAAATAACATGCAAGGCCCCCAAAGGGAGGGTAGCACAGCGTACGACATTAGCTCCTTGCAGGAGCAAATATCGCACCTGCGACAAAAAGTTCAGATGGCAAAAGCATTAACGAGTCTGAAACTCAACATTGGACCTCCATCAATCACATAACTTAGCATGAGAAACACTTATCATAGTTTTCCTAACTTACAAGAGCTCCAAGCCACAGGTACTCTATACACAGAGATGATAAAAACTAGAAGTATATACCTCTTTCAAAATCTCAGAAGGAAAGCCAGTAGCTTCAAATGATGTTAGAGGAGGGGGCACCTCATCTCCCTGTTAAGAGTTATCAGAGAAAAATTTATCTTATCTAATGATCCATGACAAAGTTAACATGAACAAAAGAGTGTGTACAGGATCTGAACCACTCACACTCTCCCAGATTAATTTCATCCAAATAATTAGGTAGCAAATAGGCAAATCTATCTTTTAAAGTAAACATTGCATGTCACTATAAGGATGTCTACAAACAAAATCACGTGTAGTGTGGGAGCAAGGGAGGGAGAGATAGAGATAGATTCAGCTAATAGAGGGACTATTCTCTGGTTACTATCATTACTGGCATGGATTAATGTGACTATGCTGACTCAATTCTTGAAGCAATGTTCCATGGAGAAAATCTAAAATTCGCTCAATGTTCAGATTTACAATCTGAATGCTCCAACGTATGAGCATGAAGGAAGTTCCAAATGCGCTTGAGGACataattatttgtaaaattcAGTGAAAAGGTAACAAGAATTCACAATCTATGCCTCATAAGATGGACAGACAAAAATGCCAAGCACAAATAACCCAGTAAAAAATCATGGCCAAGGCATTCCATAGACTCACAGTGACAGTAATTTCATGGCGGCGGCGATAAGCCTCTCCAGTCAAACCACTTCCTTCAGATGATGATCCGTGTCCTCTAGCAGAGATTCCATTGGCTGTTCCATTTGGGACATTATCGGATTGAATTGCTGTACCTCTTGAACTCTGGGAAAAATTAAGGAGATGGCATcagagcaaagaaaaaaaaatagatttatttatttattgtgaaaTATACAAGCCAGAAAGCTTAAACAGACATCTTCAATGCTAGCACACATTCACAATCTTCAGGTTTTCATTTTGGAAATTTGATGACAAAATTCAGTCGGACGCTTATCAACATAAGAGAAGTAAGGggcaaaaataaaagataaataaatgttCAACAACGAGAACTGAATTGAGGAGATTCAAAACGACACGGatttaaattacaaaactatCACCAGGTCCCAAATCCTATGCCACAAAGCATTAGGTCAAGTAAGAGAGATAGAGTTAACagtaacaaaatagaaaagtaAAACGACCCATGCCTGACTACTCCTGGTAACAGCATCAGCTTTTGATCCAGCATTGTGGGCTCTTCCATACCTATCATCAGGGCTATACCCTCGATGAGAAGAAGACTGCTCGACTTGAACAGAAGGA encodes:
- the LOC133671144 gene encoding DEAD-box ATP-dependent RNA helicase 14-like — translated: MTAAATASSAGPRYAPDDPTLPKPWRGLVDGKTGYLYFWNPETNVTQYERPSTSAIPPKSSSSVPITPSVQVEQSSSHRGYSPDDRYGRAHNAGSKADAVTRSSQSSRGTAIQSDNVPNGTANGISARGHGSSSEGSGLTGEAYRRRHEITVTGDEVPPPLTSFEATGFPSEILKEVLKAGFSSPTPIQAQSWPVALQSRDIVAVAKTGSGKTLGYLIPGFIHLKRCRNDPQLGPTVLVLSPTRELATQIQDEAVKFGKSSRISCTCLYGGAPKGPQLKELDRGADIVVATPGRLNDILEMRRVSLNQVKYLVLDEADRMLDMGFEPQIRKIVKEVPARRQTLMYTATWPKEVRKIAADLLVNPVQVNIGNIDELVANKSITQHVELLAPLEKHRRLEQILRSQEPGSKIIIFCSTKKMCDQLARNLTRQFGAAAIHGDKSQSERDHVLSQFRTGRSPILVATDVAARGLDIKDIRVVVNYDFPTGVEDYVHRIGRTGRAGAIGVAYTFFGDQDAKYASDLIKVLEGANQLVPPEIRAMASRGGGVMGRFRRWGSGSGGRDGGRGGHSDFGYGGRDGGRGSWGVSNSSSSRPERGGGCGHDHESQARYDRGYSDGYDKGHNHNRSPDKGPGWGDHSKSLNRDRSRSRSPDRYDRALPVRSFHQAMMDKGRASPSNQIQHERSRSPCAAAVGGSSFHKAVIERGRSPCRGSGGSFHKEMMELGRSSSYHAQQERGRSLRSGGINAGPHSGHDGRGFNAGPHSYFGGEEEEGMIPADEDARMPPDKGMYPRALDHHLSP